The proteins below are encoded in one region of Solenopsis invicta isolate M01_SB chromosome 8, UNIL_Sinv_3.0, whole genome shotgun sequence:
- the LOC105199647 gene encoding uncharacterized protein LOC105199647 has product MHRTIVTIIATVCCFLVLKATAEEAVQQNQQSLDLGNVAIEDQVDGGPVHTREKRTLFLKKKLLGAGLLGFGLGVAKGYKTGYFSAPEVHHVYLSPPVKYVEYVEKPIYIERIVPKPIYKPHAEYAPPVWSQPDPSYGGW; this is encoded by the exons ATGCATCGCACTATTGTTACTATTATCGCCACCGTCTGTTGTTTCCTCGTATTGAAAGCAACGGCGGAAGAGGCTGTCCAACAAAATCAACAATCTCTGGATCTCGGAAATGTCGCTATCGAAGATCAGGTCGATGGGGGCCCAGTACACACTAGGGAAAAGAGAACGCTGTTCTTGAAGAAAAAGTTACTCGGAGCTGGTCTTCTTGGTTTTGGTCTCGGTGTCGCAAAGGG TTACAAGACTGGTTACTTTAGCGCACCGGAAGTGCATCACGTCTACCTTTCTCCACCAGTGAAGTACGTGGAATATGTCGAGAAGCCCATTTATATAGAGAGAATTGTTCCAAAACCTATTTACAAACCGCATGCCGAGTACGCTCCGCCAGTGTGGTCGCAACCAGACCCATCCTACGG TGGCTGGTAA